Proteins found in one Brevibacillus brevis genomic segment:
- a CDS encoding phosphotransferase, with protein MNKGILSTIEKAFRCQIYGVKPKRNVNLLKTDRGHWILKGYKQVEKAVWVTELADALHQKGFHHTVQYVANQEGTKIFAFEDRHYTIMKMIDGHEADNASLFDVKKTAETLARFHVAAQGFPIAHSYAYEGKPPLLDKWESRLEYFERLMWSIEQKGPQSKLEQLISQQADHVLRDGKELLESAYKLPLTPEMFLAMERGTLAHRDVASHNFLLTERGNCYLIDLDTVGHDLQLVDLVQLMSRMLLMQEYRMDSFVEAMEAYSNVNYLSDTQIWAVHQLLRYPDNFLREVTGLYSQRPGYHMRGVMQLIQMEGKVMANRQRFLNDGERIFSRSPWGHYHFVG; from the coding sequence ATGAACAAAGGAATCTTATCTACCATTGAAAAGGCTTTTCGCTGTCAAATCTACGGGGTGAAGCCGAAGCGAAACGTCAACCTGTTAAAAACAGACCGGGGGCATTGGATACTCAAAGGATATAAGCAGGTCGAAAAAGCTGTGTGGGTGACAGAGTTAGCAGATGCACTACATCAGAAGGGCTTTCATCATACGGTGCAATATGTGGCGAATCAGGAAGGGACCAAAATTTTTGCATTTGAAGACCGCCATTACACCATTATGAAAATGATTGATGGGCATGAAGCAGATAACGCTTCTCTTTTCGATGTTAAAAAAACAGCAGAGACATTGGCACGTTTTCATGTCGCAGCTCAGGGTTTTCCTATTGCTCATTCCTATGCGTATGAAGGAAAACCGCCTCTTTTAGATAAATGGGAGAGCCGCTTGGAATACTTTGAGCGTTTGATGTGGTCGATTGAACAGAAGGGACCCCAGAGCAAACTGGAGCAACTCATTTCCCAACAGGCAGATCATGTCCTTCGGGATGGCAAGGAGCTCCTGGAATCTGCCTACAAACTGCCTCTGACGCCAGAAATGTTTTTAGCCATGGAGAGGGGGACGCTCGCGCACAGAGACGTGGCGAGTCATAACTTTTTGCTTACGGAGCGAGGCAATTGCTATTTGATTGACCTTGATACAGTAGGTCATGATCTTCAGCTTGTTGACCTTGTACAATTGATGTCGCGGATGCTATTGATGCAAGAGTACCGCATGGATTCCTTTGTGGAAGCGATGGAAGCCTATAGTAATGTCAACTATTTATCTGATACGCAGATTTGGGCTGTTCATCAATTGCTTCGTTATCCGGATAATTTCTTGCGGGAGGTAACGGGCTTGTATAGTCAGCGCCCAGGTTACCACATGCGGGGTGTCATGCAACTGATCCAGATGGAAGGCAAAGTGATGGCGAATCGCCAACGCTTTTTAAACGACGGAGAACGAATTTTCTCGCGCTCTCCGTGGGGGCATTACCATTTTGTTGGATAG
- a CDS encoding bifunctional 2',3'-cyclic-nucleotide 2'-phosphodiesterase/3'-nucleotidase: protein MKKTNKKMLTAFLLSTSLIVGALSFPLTPVSAQTGSVLKLRLLETTDIHTNIVNYDYYQDKNTDEFGLAKTATLVKKAREEAKNSILIDNGDLLQGNPLGDYVAKIDPLKAGDTHPAYKAMNLMDYDVANIGNHEFNFGLEFLDTSLKGAKFPYINSNVYVDDKDKNPDNDKNMFTPYEILERTFKDENGKDVKLKVGVIGFVPPQIMQWDKANLEGKVIAKDIVETANKFVPEMKKKGADIIIAVPHSGIGPIEGGPQLENASYQLSKVDGIDAILFGHSHSVFPGPGFDKIPGIDAEKGTLNGKPAVMPGFWGNHLGVIDLTLKQENGKWKVADSATKVVPIYDKANKASLADADKAIVEAVKEDHDKTVEWVRSAVGKTSSPIFSYFALVQDDPSIQIVTNAQKWFVEKNVKGTEYEGIPVLSAGAPFKAGGRNGVSYYSNIPAGTIAIKNVSDLYIYPNTLKAVLVDGATVKEWLERSAGQFNQIDAKKTDEQPLINESFPTYNFDVIDGVTYQIDVTQPSKYAVDGKVANKDANRIKNLSYNGKPVKPEDKFIVVTNNYRASGGGAFPGLDGKNIVIDSPDENRQIVIDYILNQKNIDPAADNNWSFAPVDAKLNVTFTSSPDAKPFAEKLSNIKFINVLESGFAKFSIDLSKPASK, encoded by the coding sequence ATGAAAAAAACGAACAAAAAAATGCTGACCGCTTTTCTCCTCAGCACTTCTTTGATTGTTGGCGCACTCTCTTTTCCTCTTACTCCTGTAAGCGCGCAAACAGGTTCTGTCCTCAAGCTTCGCCTGCTGGAAACGACAGATATCCACACCAACATCGTTAACTATGACTACTACCAAGACAAAAACACAGACGAGTTTGGCCTCGCAAAAACAGCGACATTGGTCAAAAAAGCAAGAGAAGAAGCGAAAAACAGCATCCTGATCGACAACGGTGACTTGTTGCAAGGAAACCCATTGGGCGACTACGTGGCAAAAATCGACCCGTTGAAAGCTGGAGATACTCACCCTGCTTACAAAGCAATGAACCTGATGGACTATGATGTTGCCAATATCGGTAACCACGAGTTCAACTTTGGTTTGGAGTTCTTGGACACCAGCTTGAAAGGTGCGAAATTCCCTTACATAAACTCCAACGTCTATGTAGACGACAAGGACAAAAACCCTGACAATGACAAAAACATGTTCACTCCTTACGAAATCCTGGAGCGTACTTTTAAAGATGAGAACGGCAAAGATGTAAAACTCAAAGTAGGTGTAATCGGTTTTGTTCCACCACAAATTATGCAATGGGACAAGGCTAACCTAGAAGGAAAAGTAATCGCGAAGGACATCGTGGAAACTGCCAACAAATTCGTACCTGAAATGAAGAAAAAAGGTGCGGATATCATCATCGCAGTTCCTCACTCCGGAATTGGCCCTATCGAGGGTGGTCCTCAATTGGAGAACGCTAGCTACCAGCTGAGCAAAGTAGATGGCATCGATGCGATTCTGTTCGGACACTCCCACTCCGTATTCCCAGGCCCTGGATTCGATAAAATTCCAGGCATTGATGCAGAAAAAGGAACGCTCAACGGTAAACCAGCCGTTATGCCTGGCTTCTGGGGTAACCACCTCGGCGTGATCGACCTGACGCTGAAACAAGAAAACGGAAAATGGAAAGTGGCTGATTCTGCTACAAAAGTAGTTCCGATCTATGACAAAGCAAACAAAGCATCCTTGGCTGACGCAGACAAAGCTATCGTAGAAGCAGTAAAAGAAGATCACGATAAAACGGTTGAATGGGTTCGCTCCGCTGTAGGGAAAACATCTTCCCCGATCTTCAGCTACTTTGCACTCGTACAAGATGACCCATCTATCCAAATCGTAACCAATGCACAAAAATGGTTTGTTGAGAAAAACGTGAAGGGTACAGAATACGAAGGCATTCCAGTTCTGTCTGCTGGTGCACCATTTAAAGCAGGCGGCCGCAACGGAGTAAGCTACTACTCCAATATCCCAGCTGGTACAATCGCCATCAAAAACGTATCTGACCTGTACATCTACCCGAACACACTGAAAGCGGTTCTGGTTGATGGAGCTACGGTGAAAGAATGGTTGGAGCGCTCCGCTGGACAGTTCAACCAAATCGATGCGAAGAAAACAGATGAGCAACCACTCATCAACGAGTCTTTCCCAACGTACAACTTTGATGTCATCGACGGTGTTACTTATCAAATCGATGTTACACAGCCATCCAAATACGCTGTAGATGGAAAAGTAGCAAACAAAGATGCAAACCGCATCAAAAACCTGTCTTATAACGGCAAACCAGTAAAACCTGAAGACAAATTCATCGTCGTAACCAACAACTACCGTGCAAGCGGCGGCGGTGCGTTCCCGGGTCTGGATGGCAAAAACATCGTAATCGATTCTCCAGATGAAAACCGTCAAATCGTAATCGACTACATCCTGAACCAAAAAAATATCGACCCAGCAGCAGACAACAACTGGTCTTTTGCTCCAGTAGATGCGAAGCTGAATGTTACCTTCACTTCTTCTCCTGACGCGAAACCATTCGCTGAAAAATTGTCCAATATCAAGTTCATCAACGTATTGGAATCCGGATTTGCGAAATTCTCGATTGATTTGTCCAAGCCTGCTTCCAAGTAA
- a CDS encoding BofC C-terminal domain-containing protein gives MTENKKWMVYATWGVALATGVVVGILFVGNDGNDSSLARLLNHTGNADVVASPSYELVLARHYLCGVRDEEHVSVRTNQLADVMGNYSGWEIVQAEPVKLTLMKREQDIAPACKENGHIGIAADGMLTLFHGLPAEQDVVQTFYRIDTAKMEASLPKEEWENLKRGIRIRNLAEYNSVLSTYGEYQWSGQ, from the coding sequence GTGACTGAGAACAAAAAGTGGATGGTATACGCGACGTGGGGTGTAGCTTTAGCTACAGGCGTCGTAGTCGGTATCCTGTTCGTGGGTAATGACGGAAACGATTCAAGTCTTGCGCGTTTACTAAACCATACAGGCAATGCAGATGTAGTTGCGAGTCCGTCGTACGAGTTGGTTTTAGCTCGCCATTATTTGTGTGGAGTGCGAGATGAAGAGCATGTATCCGTTCGTACCAATCAACTGGCAGACGTCATGGGCAACTATAGTGGATGGGAAATTGTACAAGCAGAACCTGTCAAGTTGACCTTAATGAAGCGAGAGCAGGATATTGCGCCAGCGTGCAAAGAGAATGGACATATCGGAATAGCTGCGGACGGCATGCTTACCCTGTTTCATGGTCTGCCTGCTGAACAAGATGTCGTGCAAACTTTTTATCGAATCGATACTGCGAAAATGGAAGCGAGTCTGCCAAAAGAGGAATGGGAGAATCTGAAACGAGGGATTCGCATTCGGAATTTGGCAGAGTATAACAGTGTATTGTCCACCTATGGCGAATACCAATGGAGTGGCCAATGA
- the ruvC gene encoding crossover junction endodeoxyribonuclease RuvC, which produces MRILGIDPGIAIVGFGVVDKEGSQLRPVQYGSIQTEAGLPVPLRLKQIFEAMQSLLETYRPDEMSVEKLFFNKNVTTAFTVGQARGVILLAAELAGVPVYEYTPMQVKQAVTGYGGAEKKQIQEMTKLLLRLKEVPKPDDVADALGIAITHAQFRAFISISEGVKK; this is translated from the coding sequence ATGCGCATTTTAGGAATTGACCCTGGCATTGCGATTGTTGGCTTCGGGGTCGTGGATAAAGAGGGCAGCCAATTGCGTCCCGTCCAATATGGAAGCATTCAGACAGAAGCAGGATTGCCAGTGCCGCTTAGATTAAAACAGATTTTTGAGGCAATGCAGAGCCTTCTGGAAACATATCGTCCCGATGAAATGTCTGTCGAAAAGCTTTTCTTTAATAAAAACGTGACGACGGCATTTACAGTTGGTCAAGCCCGAGGAGTTATTTTGCTTGCGGCAGAGCTGGCTGGTGTGCCGGTCTATGAATACACCCCGATGCAGGTCAAGCAAGCTGTGACTGGATACGGGGGAGCAGAGAAGAAACAAATACAGGAAATGACGAAGCTCCTATTGCGGTTAAAAGAAGTGCCAAAGCCTGACGACGTGGCGGACGCATTGGGCATTGCGATTACGCACGCACAGTTTCGCGCGTTCATTTCCATTTCGGAAGGGGTCAAGAAATGA
- the ruvA gene encoding Holliday junction branch migration protein RuvA, protein MIDFVEGTLSYLDSEYIVLETGGIGYRLFCPNPYQFVRYEGSKTKLFTHHHVREDAILLYGFATRDERDLFRKLLDVSGIGPKGGLAILAAATPEQLVMAVQQENVTYLTKFPGIGKKTAQRIILDLKDKLVGYTPSAILTVAAGDLTAGEQAVSALNEALDALTALGYSDGELQKIRNTLSEKSKEGDGVEKLIKQGLALLMRG, encoded by the coding sequence ATGATTGATTTTGTAGAAGGTACACTTAGTTATCTCGATTCGGAATACATAGTTCTCGAAACCGGCGGAATTGGTTATCGACTGTTTTGCCCAAACCCGTACCAATTCGTTCGGTATGAAGGCAGCAAAACCAAATTGTTTACCCACCATCACGTTCGGGAGGATGCAATCTTGTTGTATGGCTTCGCTACCCGTGACGAACGCGATTTGTTCCGCAAACTGCTTGATGTTAGCGGAATCGGTCCAAAGGGTGGATTAGCTATTCTGGCTGCGGCGACGCCTGAGCAGCTGGTGATGGCGGTTCAACAGGAGAATGTTACCTATTTGACGAAATTTCCGGGGATTGGGAAAAAGACGGCCCAGCGCATTATCCTCGATTTGAAGGATAAATTGGTAGGGTACACACCATCTGCGATTTTGACTGTTGCAGCGGGTGATTTGACAGCAGGCGAACAAGCTGTGTCTGCACTGAACGAAGCACTCGATGCGTTGACTGCACTGGGTTACTCTGATGGTGAACTGCAAAAAATCAGAAACACGCTGTCTGAGAAATCAAAAGAGGGCGATGGTGTAGAAAAGCTCATCAAACAAGGGCTTGCGTTGCTCATGAGGGGGTAG